In the Brienomyrus brachyistius isolate T26 chromosome 20, BBRACH_0.4, whole genome shotgun sequence genome, one interval contains:
- the LOC125715606 gene encoding uncharacterized protein LOC125715606 isoform X1, translating to MEEHDKHPQQFNQLYKSHWGNTLYCRTKRDDPFEATVVQRVKMAKRYAPAQHDISAQHNRMMYTLVKLLWLHSPQGSRTSPEKTFILKVYQRIQHRILVEDPVLCKAGIPLPKINTKTVRDFIRRQERLLNMRATKQPLTITKTTSISSADLPPAPHQPAVLPAPDYPLMEYVPTPSTAGTKVLKERTDVVIPLSRPQPLLSAPLRKTPPDFYHHQTCDLPLCICSSPCDCWSLHTAHDARQCVSSSDCWPLHTAHNACQSVSSCDCWSAHLILCIFAHDARFQD from the coding sequence ATGGAAGAGCATGACAAACATCCACAGCAGTTCAACCAGCTGTACAAATCACATTGGGGCAACACCCTTTACTGCCGCACTAAAAGAGATGACCCCTTCGAGGCTACTGTAGTACAGCGGGTGAAGATGGCCAAGCGGTACGCTCCAGCCCAACATGACATCAGCGCGCAGCACAACAGAATGATGTACACACTGGTGAAACTGTTGTGGCTGCACTCACCTCAAGGGTCTCGCACCAGCCCTGAGAAGACCTTTATCTTAAAGGTGTACCAGCGAATCCAGCACCGGATTTTGGTGGAGGATCCAGTTCTGTGCAAAGCTGGCATTCCTCTGCCAAAGATCAACACAAAGACCGTGCGGGACTTCATTCGTCGCCAAGAGAGGCTTCTCAACATGCGCgcaacaaaacagcctttaaccATCACAAAGACCACCTCCATCTCATCCGCTGACCTACCTCCGGCACCACACCAGCCAGCGGTCCTCCCTGCACCAGACTACCCCCTGATGGAATATGTGCCCACACCCAGCACAGCAGGCACAAAGGTGTTAAAGGAAAGGACAGATGTGGTGATTCCACTCTCCCGGCCTCAACCACTACTGTCGGCACCACTGAGGAAAACCCCCCCCGACTTCTACCATCACCAGACCTGTGACCTCCCTCTCTGCATCTGCAGCAGCCCCTGTGATTGCTGGTCCCTTCATACAGCCCATGATGCTCGCCAGTGCGTCAGCTCCTCTGATTGCTGGCCCCTCCACACAGCCCACAATGCTTGCCAGTCAGTCAGCTCCTGCGATTGTTGGTCTGCCCACCTCATCCTGTGCATCTTTGCCCATGATGCCCGCTTCCAAGACTGA